Part of the Lysobacter enzymogenes genome is shown below.
TCGCTATCGCAATCGATGGCGCATCAATGCACTGGCGCATCGGCGGCGGCGCGGCGCAATCGATGCGATGCATAAATACGGTGTCTATTCGTCGTGTGAGGTCACGCACATGCAAACCTGCAGGCGCTAAGCATCTGCAGGGACAGGTCCGATAAAAAAACTTCGCGAATCGCGGCGCAACGGCGGCGCCGAATGCGATGCCGGTCGCTCATCGTTCATCTTGTGCGCGAACCGATGCGTTCGTTCGGTGGCCGGCATACGTCGCCGATGCACAGATCCCGCGCATGCGGCCCAGCCCGGATCCGGCGGGCTCAGATCTCGAAGCAACTCAGATCTCGAAGCAGCTCGGATCTTGAAGCAGCTCAGATCTTGAAATAGATCCGCCGCGCATCCAGCGCGCGCACCACCAGCCACCACACCGCGACGAAGGCCACGGCGAACGCCAGCGACGGCAGGTACGGGCCGAAGCGCGGCGTCATCCAGTCGGCGAAGCCGTGGCGGTAGACCGGCTCCAGCCACTTCAGGCCCATCAGCAGGTACAGCAGCAGCGCCGAACCGCCGTAGGCGGCGATGGCGTTGACCCCGAACGCGCGCCCCAGCGGCGGCCAGCCGCGGCGGTCGACGAGCGTGTGGCACAGCGCCAGGATCCAGCACGACCAGCCGCCGGCCCACAGCACATAGGCCGGCGTCCACAGGTTCTTGTTGATCGGTTGCGCCAGGCCCAACGTCCAGCCCGCGGCCAGGCAAGCCGCGCCCGCGATCAGCAGCGCGCGCACGTCGCCGCGGCGCAGCCAGTCGCCCGCGCGCAGGCCGAGCAGCGCGGTCGCCAGCGCGCCGAGCGTGGACACCAGGCCTTCGGGATCGTGGCCGCGGCCGCTGGCCGGGTCGATCTGGTAGACGTGCGCGCCGAGGATCGAAAAATCGATGCGGCTGGCGAGGTTGACGAACGGCTCGTAGCTGCCGCCCGCCGCAAGCAGGACGAAATAACCGGCCAGCAGGCCGCCCCACAGCGCCCATTGCGCGCGCGCCGACAGGTACAGCGCGATGCACGCGGCCGCGGCGAAGCACACGCCGATGCGTTGCAGCACGCCGGGCAGGCGCAGGTATTCGCGGTCGGTCACCCACATCGCGATGACATGCAGCAGCAGGCCCAGGCCGACGATGCGCAGCGCGCGCCACAGCGCCGGGCGCAACAGCGCCGGCGCGGGCGTGCCGGCCTCCAGCCGCGGCAGCAGCGCCAGCGCGATCGACACGCCGACGATGAACAAAAACATCGGGAAGACCAGATCGGTCGGAGTGAAGCCGTGCCACTGCGAATGCAACAGCGGCGCGTAGACGTGGCTCCAGTCGCCGGGGTCGTTGACCAGCAGCATCGCCGCCACGGTCAGGCCGCGCAGGGCGTCGACCGAGGCATAGCGCTTGGGCGCGGGCGGGCGCGCGGCGGAAACCGCCGGCGGCGGCGCCGGCTCCGCGCTCACGCGGCTTGCGCGAGGGCTTCGCCGATCATCGCTTCGACCGCTTCCAGATCCGGCAGCAGCGCGGCGTCGTCGTTGAGGCGCACCCGCGCCTGCACGCCCAGCGGCATGACTTCGTCGTCGCGGCTCTGCAGGTACAGGCCGGACGCGGACACGGTGACCAGACGCGGGAAGCCCTGGGTCAGCATGGCGAAGTACGGCAGGCGCGACGCGGCGCTGAGCGCCTTGAGCACCACCACCTTGCTGCCGAGGCCGCCGGGTTCGCGGGCCAGGCCCGAGAGTTCGCCGAACGCGATCATCGGCAGGTTCCAGCCGCGCCAGCGGATCTGCCCGAGCAGCCAGCGCGGCGCGTTGGCGATCGGCGCCGGCGGCGCGTACGACAGCACTTCGGCGATGGTGGCGTTGGGCAGCAGCAGGCGCGCGCCGGCGACCTGGACCAGCACGCCGCGGATGTCGATCGGCGCAGCGCCGTCGCTGCCGCCGTCGTCGGGCGCGGCGCCGGTTTCGTCCTGCACGCCCTCGGCCGCGTCGGCTTCGTTGTCGGGGATCGGATTGGACATCGCGCTTTCCTCGCCGCGGCGTGCGGCTCTTGGCTGGCCCCGCCGCGCGGAGCCGGTGATTGGCAACAGCGGCGCGCGCATGCGCTGCCGCACAACATCATCCACTGGTTGCACCGCCGGCGCGCCGCGCATCGCTGCGCCTGCGGCCGCCTTCGTTCGACGCGACGCGGGCCGCGCCCGCGCCGCGCCTGCGCTCAGACCGGGCTTTGCCGCGACCAGCGCGCCGCCAGGCGCGCGGCCAGATCGCCGGGCTGGCCGCTGAGCGCGCCCTGGGCGATCGCGGCGCTGGCGGCGGCGGCGTCGTAACAACCGTCCGGCGCCTGCCCCGCGACCAGCGCGCCCTGCGCGGCCAAGGCCATCGCCGCGTCGACCTGGGCCGCGTCGGCGCCGCTGAACAACAGCACCGCGCTGTCGCCGGGCGGCAGCGCGGCGAGCACGTCGGCGCCTTCGGCGAACTGGATGCCGCTGTCGGACACTTCGATGCCCAGCCCCGCCGGCAGGATGTAGATCACCCCTTCGATGGTGCGGGTGCCGGCTTCGGCGAGCTTTACCAGCACCGGCGTGGCGCGCTGCATCTGCGCGACCAGCTTGTCGTAGCGGCCGCCGTCCAGGCGCTGTTGCACCAGCACCGGGCGGTCGAAGTTGTCCGGCAGCGCGCCGAGCAGCTGGCGCACCGCATCGGGGCCGCCGATGCCGGCGAGCACCAGCACCGCGCCGTTGCGGCCGCCGCCGAGCTCGGTCGGCTGGTCGGCGACCAGTTCCAGGCCGGAAATGCGCCGTTCGATTTCTTCCAGGTCGTGGCGCGGCGCCGGCGGCGCATGCGCGCCGCTCTGGCCGGTCGCGGCCTCGACCAGGCTGGTTTCGTCGGCGAACGACCAGTCCGGCACCGACGGCGCCGCCGGCGCGGGCGCCTTGGGCGGGGCCGGGGCGAGCTCGTCGCTGGCGAATTCCAAAGAGGTGTCGAAGTTGCGCGGCGGCGCGGCCGCGGGCGCGGCAGCGGGTTCGTCCGCCGCTTCGGGATCGTGCAGGGCGAAGGCAGCGTCGAGGTCGACCAGTTCGCGCACCTGGCCCGGCGCCGGCGCGCGCCACATTTCCATGTCGCCCAGGCCGGTCTCGTCGAGCGGCGGCAGCGCGGCGTCGCTGGCGTCGGCCTGCCAGTCGTGCGCAGCGGCGTCGTAGGCACGCGCCTCGCCCGGCACCTGCGCCGAATAGTCTTCGGCTTCCAGGCTCAGGTTGGAGAAATCGAAATCGTCGCCGTCGCCGCGGCGCGGCTCCTGCGATTCCAGGCCCAGCGCCTGGCGGGCGAAGAATTCGCGCGCCTCGTCGGGCAGTTGCGGCGGCTCGCTCAACACGCGGTCGCCGGCCGAACCGATCGGCGCGACCCGCTCGAGTTCGCCCAGCGATTCGGCGCCGAACGACAGCGGATCGGCCGGCGCTTCGGCCGACACCGGATCGAAGCTGACGTGCGCTTCGGGCGCCGGCGGCAGTTCGTCGGCGTCGTAGGCCGGCAGCGCTTCGACCGCTTCGATTTCCTCGATGTCGCCGTAGTCGGCGGCGTCGAAGCTCAGGCGGGTCGGTTCGGCGCGGTCGGCTTCGGCCGCCTTGGATTCGATGACCTCGGATTCGAAGCCGATCGGATCGAAGCCGGCGTTGTCGGCGGCGCCGGCGTCGAGCGCGAGGCCGTCGCCGCTGTCGTCGAACTCGAGGAACTGGCCGTCCGCGTCCGGCGCTTCGGCGTCGTCGGCCGGCTCCAGGCGCGGCTCGGCGGCGGGCTCGGCGGCAGCCGGCGCGCGCTCGTCGTGCGCGGCGGCGGCCGCGGCCGGACCGGCGGCGGCCACGGCGCCCGGACGCACGAACGCCAGCACGTTGTCGCCGGCCGGGATCTCGTCGGGCTGCTGCGCCAGCGGCGAACCTTCGTGCTCCGGCTTCTGGAAGCCTTCGGCCTGCAGCGACGGCGGCGTCTGCGGCTCGGGCTCGCGGCCCGGCGGCAGCACGTCGTCGTGGCGGTGCAGCTTGGCGCTGAGGTGGCGCGCCCAGCGCGCCGCGTCCCAGCCCTCGCGCGAGGCGGCCAGTTCGGCCTCCTCGAAGATCACTTCGATCGACGGGTCGACCAGCAGGTTCTCGAACCGGTCCAGCGCGTCCTCGGACGCGGGATCGAGCACGACCACGACCACGTCGGGATCGGCCGCATCCAGCGCCTTGGGATCGAGCACGGTCGGATCGCCTTGCAGGACCAACTGCGCGCCGGCCTCGGCCAGCGCTTCGCGCAGGCGCTCGCAGGCCACGCCCGCGCGCGCCAACAACACTACACGACGATCGCCGTCAGACATGGGGACGCGCGATTCCCAGCAATTCGAAAACGTTGCGGATCAATTCCGGCTCCTGGTAGGGCTTGCCGAGATAGCGTTCGACGCCGATCTCGAACGCGCGCTGGCGGTGCTTCTCGCCGCTGCGCGAGGTGATCATCACGATCGGCACATGGCGCAGGATCGGATCGGCCTTCATCTGCGTGGCCAATTCGTAGCCGTCCATGCGCGGCATCTCGATGTCGAGCAGCATCAGATCGGGCACGCGCTCGGCCATGCGCTCCAGCGCGTCGATGCCGTCCTTCGCCGTCGCGACTTCGAAGTTATGGCGCTCCAGCACGCGGCCGGTGACCTTGCGCATCGTGACCGAGTCGTCGACCACCATCACCAGCGGCACCTTGCGCGCTTCCGTCGGCAGCGCCGGCGGCGGCGCGTTGAGCGCGAAGTCCAGCAGCTGCGCGGTACGCCGGCGCACCAGCGGGGCGACGTCGAGGATCACCACCACGCGGCCGTCGCCCATGATGGTGGCGCCGAAGATGCCCGGCACCGACGCGATCTGCGGGCCGACCGGCTTGACCACGATTTCGCGGTTGCCGATGACCTGATCGACCGACACCGCCGCGCGCAGGTCGCCCGAGCGGATCAGCAGCAACGGCATCTGCAGCTGGCCTTCGGCCTTGGCCGGCGCGTGGCCGACCAGCACGCCGAGGTCGTGGACCAGGTAGTCCTCGCCGCCGTAGCGGTAGGCCAGATCGCCCTGGTCGAGCAGGTCGCGCGAGAGCCGGCCGACGCCGCGCACCGAGGCGATCGGCACGGCGAAAGTGGTGTCGCCGATGCGCACGAACACCGCCTGGGTGACCGCGAGCGTCTGCGGCAGGCGCAGGGTGAAGCGCACGCCCTGGCCGGGCGTGGACTGGATGTCGAGCGCGCCGCCGAGCTGGCGGACTTCGCTGGCGACCACGTCCATGCCGACGCCGCGGCCGGCCAGGCGGCTGACCTCGTCGGCGGTGGAGAAGCCCGGCTCCAGGATCAGCATGTCCAGGTCGGAATCGGACAGCACCGCATCGCTGCGGACCAGCCCGCGTTCCTCGCCGCGGCGGCGGATCGCCGCGCGGTCCAGGCCGGCGCCGTCGTCGGCCACTTCCAGCACGACTTCGGAACCTTCGCGGCGCACCGCGATGCGCACCGTGCCCTCGTCGCCCTTGCCGGCGGCGCGGCGCTTGGCCGGGGTTTCCAGGCCGTGCGCGACCGCGTTGCGCAGCATGTGTTCCAGCGGCGCGGTCATGCGCTCCAGAACGTTGCGGTCGAGTTCGCCCTGGGTGCCTTCCAGCTTCAGCGCGACCTGCTTGCCGAGTTCGCTCGAGGCCTGGCGCACCACGCGGCGCAGGCGCGGCAGCAGCGTATCGAACGGCACCATGCGCGTGCGCATGAGGCCTTCCTGCAGCTCCGAGCTGACGCGCGACTGTTGCAGCAGCAGGGTTTCGTACTGACGGGTCAGGTCGTCGAGGGTGATCTGCAGGCTGTTCTGGTCGGCGGCCGATTCGGCCAGCGCGCGCGAGAGCTGCTGCAGGGTCGAGAAGCGGTCGAGTTCCAGCGGGTCGAACGAATGCTGGCCGGCATCGCCCTCGCGCTGGTAGCGCGCGATGATCTGCGCTTCGGTTTCGATTTCCAGGCGGCGCAGCTGGTCGCGCATGCGCAGGTTGGTCTGGGCCATTTCCGCGATCGCGCCGCGGAACGCGCCGAGCTGCTGCTCCAGGCGGGCGCGGTAGATCGCGACCTCGCCGGCGTAGTTGACGAGCCGGTCGAGCAGGTCGGCGCGGATGCGCACCTGTTCCTGCGGCGCGCGCACGCCGATGTCGTCGT
Proteins encoded:
- a CDS encoding chemotaxis protein CheB, producing MSDGDRRVVLLARAGVACERLREALAEAGAQLVLQGDPTVLDPKALDAADPDVVVVVLDPASEDALDRFENLLVDPSIEVIFEEAELAASREGWDAARWARHLSAKLHRHDDVLPPGREPEPQTPPSLQAEGFQKPEHEGSPLAQQPDEIPAGDNVLAFVRPGAVAAAGPAAAAAAHDERAPAAAEPAAEPRLEPADDAEAPDADGQFLEFDDSGDGLALDAGAADNAGFDPIGFESEVIESKAAEADRAEPTRLSFDAADYGDIEEIEAVEALPAYDADELPPAPEAHVSFDPVSAEAPADPLSFGAESLGELERVAPIGSAGDRVLSEPPQLPDEAREFFARQALGLESQEPRRGDGDDFDFSNLSLEAEDYSAQVPGEARAYDAAAHDWQADASDAALPPLDETGLGDMEMWRAPAPGQVRELVDLDAAFALHDPEAADEPAAAPAAAPPRNFDTSLEFASDELAPAPPKAPAPAAPSVPDWSFADETSLVEAATGQSGAHAPPAPRHDLEEIERRISGLELVADQPTELGGGRNGAVLVLAGIGGPDAVRQLLGALPDNFDRPVLVQQRLDGGRYDKLVAQMQRATPVLVKLAEAGTRTIEGVIYILPAGLGIEVSDSGIQFAEGADVLAALPPGDSAVLLFSGADAAQVDAAMALAAQGALVAGQAPDGCYDAAAASAAIAQGALSGQPGDLAARLAARWSRQSPV
- a CDS encoding chemotaxis protein CheW gives rise to the protein MSNPIPDNEADAAEGVQDETGAAPDDGGSDGAAPIDIRGVLVQVAGARLLLPNATIAEVLSYAPPAPIANAPRWLLGQIRWRGWNLPMIAFGELSGLAREPGGLGSKVVVLKALSAASRLPYFAMLTQGFPRLVTVSASGLYLQSRDDEVMPLGVQARVRLNDDAALLPDLEAVEAMIGEALAQAA
- a CDS encoding acyltransferase family protein, producing MSAEPAPPPAVSAARPPAPKRYASVDALRGLTVAAMLLVNDPGDWSHVYAPLLHSQWHGFTPTDLVFPMFLFIVGVSIALALLPRLEAGTPAPALLRPALWRALRIVGLGLLLHVIAMWVTDREYLRLPGVLQRIGVCFAAAACIALYLSARAQWALWGGLLAGYFVLLAAGGSYEPFVNLASRIDFSILGAHVYQIDPASGRGHDPEGLVSTLGALATALLGLRAGDWLRRGDVRALLIAGAACLAAGWTLGLAQPINKNLWTPAYVLWAGGWSCWILALCHTLVDRRGWPPLGRAFGVNAIAAYGGSALLLYLLMGLKWLEPVYRHGFADWMTPRFGPYLPSLAFAVAFVAVWWLVVRALDARRIYFKI